TACGCCCAATTTTGATGACAAGTTTAGCTACCTCGCTAGGGGCATTGCCTATTGCCTTGAGTTTGGGTGCAGCCGCCACAAGCCGTATCCCATTAGGAACTGTAATTGTGGGAGGTATCTTGTTTTCGTTGATCCTTACGTTGTTGGTTATCCCAGCGGTTTATACCTTCGTTTCAGGTAAAAAAGACCATCAGCCCGAAGATTCAGAAGATACTTTGGTTGAAGCTCATCAGTAGCCTCAATCAACATACCAATTATCAGTAAGCAATTACTTACATCATAATTAAAAGCAAATGAAAAGTCTTTTTCAATATAGTTTCATAGCAATGCTACTGCCCTGTGGTGTTATGGCTCAGCAACGCCTTACACTAAATGAAGCAGTGAATACGGCACTCAAAAATAGTTTAGAAATACAGGTGTCAAAAAATGTCTTGGCAGTTAGTTCTATCAATAATCATATAGGGGTAGCTGGTGGCTTGCCAACAGTAACGGCTACAGCAGCCAATACCGAGCAGCTGACCAACCTAAACCAAGACCTTACCAACGGTACATCTATCAATAGAAATGGCGTGTCTTCCAACAATACATCCATGAATATTACGGGTACAATACTTTTGTATAATGGATATAGGGTAGTAACAACCAAAAAGCGATTGGAGGAATTGCAGAAACAAAGCCAAACACAATTGAATGCTACCATTCAGGATATTATGGCCAATGTAATGACGAAATATTATGTGGTGGTTCAGCAACAAAATTTCTCAAAAACATTGCAAAAATCCCTAGAGGTTTCAAAAGAACGCTTGGCTATTATTGAAGCTCGCCGCAGTGTGGGGTTGTCTAACGATGCCGATTTTATCCAAGCCAAATTAGATGTTAACACTCAAATTCAGGCAATTCAAGCTCAACAATTATTGACCGACCAAGCCAAAACAGATTTATTGCGAGCAATGACCCTAAAAGCTGAAAGCGAGGTCGAAATTGAAGATACAATTGCGGTAGACAGAAAGATAGATTGGGAAGCCCTGAAAGCCAATATTGTCAATAATCCTGATATTGTAGCCGCCGATCAGCAAATTACAATTAATCAATTTTTGGAGAAAGAAGCAAAAGCTCGCCTAAAACCAAGTGTCAACCTTAACTCGGGTGTAACTTATGGACGAAACCAAAGTGGAGCAGGCTTTACGTTGCTCAACCAAAATTATGGGCCTTTTATAGGTATCAACTTCTCCATGCCAATTTATACGGGTACTGTAAATCAAAAACAAATACAGATTGCGGGTATCAATACCCAAACCGCCCGATTACAAAAAGAAACCCTGATACAAGATTATCAGGCCAATGCCCTAAAAGCTTGGCAGGCTTATTCTATAGCCCTAAAGCAATTAGAAACAGAGCAACAAAACTATGATTTGGCCAATAAATTACTAAAATTGGTGATGCAGCGTTTTGAATTAGGACAGGCTACTATTGTAGATGTGAAGTTAGCTCAACAAAGTTTTGAAAATACTGGGTACCGTTTAAATAATCTAAGTTATTCAGCCAAATTAGCCGAAATCAATTTGAAGCAATTGGCCTATAAATTAGATATGTAATTCTGATAAATTACGTGAATGGCGTTATTTCGAGGTACTTTTATGCCTGAAATAACGCCATATTTTTTGTAAAATATCAACTTAATCTACCGTAATGTGCAGATTTTCAACAACTAGTCGACAAGCTCAGGGGTAGGGGTATTTATTTAGAAAAACATCAATTGAAATTTAGCAATAAGAAAAATTTTACATAGATAGTTTTCAACTATATTCAAACATAATTCTCAAAAGCCTAATACCAAGCAGTATTTTAGGTTGAATTTGGGGTTTTCAATCAGTTATTTAATATGGTACTCCTGAATCAAAGCTGGGTTTTCGGGTGTTAGGGTAAAGTTTACTTCAATATTTCCTTTTTCACCCTCAATAATAAAAGAGCCTCTTAAATTATTTTCGGGCTTAATTTCATGTACTCTGATAACCCTACCAGCTTTATTAAAAGCCTCTGTAGCTTCTTTTTTCAAGGTATTAGTAAAATAATCAAGGAAAAAATTATCAGCAAAAATGCCAGACTGCTCGGCCTTCTCCCAATTTGGCAACAATTTCACCAATTCAGCTTGGCGTTGTTTCAAAATAGCCGATGGCTTAATGGCATGAGGTTTAAGCTGTGCTACTGATACCAAAGTGTCCAAAATTTGAAGATTAAGATAACTAGCATACGCATAAGTTTGATTAGCAAACGACATTATTCCTACCCCATAATCCTGTAAAATATTCCAGTTGCTACCAAAACCAGGCAAGCCTCCGCTATGTCCAACCATTCGCCTACCATCACAATCTGTTGACTGCCGCAGGCCATATCCGTAGGCACTCACCATTGCACATTTGCGGTTGGTTTGGTATTTATGATTCACATTCAAACCGCTAAATTGCCAAGGTTGTTGCATTTCTCGTACCGAACTTCTTTTTATTGGCCCTTTCTCTGGCTCGTCGCTAGCTGGCCAAACCGACTGATGGAAGGCCATATACTTACTAAAATCTTCGATAGTTGTAATAAGACCACCCATAGCACCATACGCCCCATCGTGCAACAAGGGCTGCTCAATCCACTGGTTGTCGATCCAGCGATAGCCATGAGCTAAATCTTGGGCAGGTACATCGGCGTATTCCCAGTAGGTGTGGGTCATACCCAAAGGAAGCAAAATCTGCTCTTTGATATACTGCTGATAGGTTTTGCCAGAAACTTTCTTGATAATATAGCCTAGCATTGTAAAGCCCAGATTGCTGTATTCGTATTGGGTACTAGGGTTATTAGAAAACGAAATGCCTTTTTCTATAAGGGTTAAAAGTGCTTGGTCAGAAACAGCCAGTTGTCTATCGCCCCAAGGGTTGTCTTCAGGAAAACCCGCCGAGTGAGTCAATAAATTCCTGATCGTAATTGTTGGGGCATCTTTGGTTAAATACTTTTGGTTTTTCATAGCTGGAATATATTTCCAAACAGGGTCGTCTAGTTGCAATTTGCCTTCATCTCTAAGTTTGAGAATGGCCATAGACGTAAAGCTTTTACTCATACTAGCAATACGGAAGTCGGAACGGCTAGTAGCCTGAATTTTTTGTTCCAGATTGCTATAGCCAATATTGCCTGTATGAATCAATTGACCATCGACTACCAAGCCATAAACAAAACCTGGGAAATGGTTTTTTTCGGCATATTCCTTACACATCTGGTCGATGAGGGGTAAAGCTTTTTTGATTTTTTGCAGACGCTCGGCATCTTCTTGGGCATGAGCAGGCAACCCCAAACTACAAATACCCAAACAGCCAATAGTAAGTAACTTTTTAATCAAGTGCATGTTTGTTGAATTTATCATTGATTTTGAAAATGGACTATTACAAAATACTGAATTTGTTTGATAATGTAGTAAATTATCCATCAAAATTAATCAGAAAATAGGGCGTTCTGCTGAAAAAAGCAAAGGTGAACGGGCATCAAAAAGGCCAACTCTTATGGAGTCAGCCTTTTGATTTTATGCTTTCCTATTATGAAGCGAATGAATTTAGCACCATAACAATAGAGATTTTAATGCCTTTACAAAGAGTCACCAAATCATGTGGTTTATGGATTAATTCGATGCCTTAATAAAAGCCAAAACACCTTTAATATCTTCTTCTCCTAAATTAGGAAAAGCCGTCATTTGAGTTCCGTTGAATTTTTTGAAAATATCGTTGGCATATTTATCGCCACTAGCAATTACTTTCTGAGGATTTTGTACCCACTTTGTGATCCAAGCTAGGTCACGGCGGCTATCGATACCTTTTAAGCCTGGGCCTACTACTACTTCGTCGCTAACGGCATGGCAAGCCGAACAGTTATTGGTAAAAACTTCTTTTCCTTTAGCTATTTCAGGATTAGAGAGGTCTGGCCCAGCAGGAGCGGCTGCAATAGGGGCTCCACCAGTAGCGGTTGTTGCGGTTTCCTGTTTGGGAAGCATCACAAATGCCAACAAGGTGAAAATAAAGCATACCACTACTACAATCAATAGGGTGTTAATAAAGCGAAGGGTTTTAAAAATTTTGTTTTCCATTTTGATAAAATTATTGTGCTAAAGGGGCAATCTTAATGACAAAAGTACACAATTCGTTGCATAAGACGTATAGTCAAATCTATACTTTATCAAGTTTTTCTGCAAAATTACATGGTATAGATAGGCACAAAATGGTTTTACGAGCTGTATTAAAGTATTTTATAGATTATGTTGAAACTAAACCCCGATATACCAAAAATACTTTGTGCCTTTATACCCACCTCAAATGGTATCTTACTTGTTGGTGCAATTTCTTAGAATTTTCTGGCTGATAAAATGATAATTATAACTTTGCCCAGTGACTTTTAATGTTTAAAAATCTTTTTCTGAAGCGATTTATAATCATACTCTATTGGGCCACATTCCCTTCCAGCATGCAACAATAGCTCTGATAATATATCTTTGAGGGTATCGAGTTTTTCTAAACCGATAATTTCTTGAAAGCTAGAATCTACGTATTCGGTGCATTCTTTCCAGTCCAAAATACATTTTATGCCTAAATCTGTGAGTTTAACAATAATGGCTCTGGCATCGTTGGGGTCTTTTTCGGTAAATACATAGCCTTCATCCATGAGTTCTTTTACCAATTTACTCATGCCTTGTTTGGTCATACCTGCTTTTTGAGCCATCGAATTGATATTGACTCCTTCGATATCTATATGAATCAAAGCGACAATATGCCCTAGACGAAAATGTCCATATCCTTTTTGGGTCAAAAATTTGATGGATAATTCTGACATAAAACGGTATGTTTTATTCAATAATCGTCCCAATAACCTATTTTTTCTTGCTCGAAATTCTGCTAGGCTAATTAAATCTTCTTCTGTCATAATCATTCTTATTTAGTGGTACACTCAAAGCTAAGTAATTAAATATATGAGTGATAAAAAGTTGATTTGTTGATAATCAGTGTTGTAATACCTTGTTTGTGATTTGTACTTTTATCTTAATAAGTAGACAAAACTACAGCTCCTAAACCGTTGGTGTATTGGTTTGATTATCTAATGTTCAATTCCCGTCATTACTCAATAACCTAATTCTGACAAGCACCCATTTCTTCGTCTGCCCTAAAAGTGTTGAAACAATAGACTCTTAACTGAAAGTGTAGAGATTTTATTGGCTCAACTTCTTTTTATCTTATTTTTTGCAGGAAGAGATTTTATTTTATGGTTTTTATATGTGGTATTTACTACTGGATAAAACGTAAATTATGGCTTTTTAGCTTATCGAAATGATATGCTTTTGAGCTTTTATCATTTTTGAATTGTAATTAAATTATTGTTTTGGCTTTTGTACATTGAAATAAAACTACAAAAAAAATATTCGTTTTTCTGCGTTTTGAGCTAGCTAAGCCTATTTTTAGTACTTCTATATGTTGATTTTGCCTTTTTACTGCAATAAAATTGACTCATTTGTTGAATTATCTGTACAAAGGTAATACATAAAAAAATATTTGTCAACTTACTTGACTAATTTAGTAAACTTAGTTTACCTTTGTGTCGTCAAAGCAATACTTGATAAAGTATTATTCATCAAAAAGTACAAAAACTTTGGCACTACGAGAGTTCATGTTCCACAAATAGTAACTGTCTTGGATTTGGCTAGTAGAGTCTATTTATCCAAACTAAACTTTTTTAAAACGATAACCGAAATGGAAAATCAAAATCCAATCAAAAAGCAATTACCCAAAATTATCTTATTAACAGTTTTAGTAGTAGGAGGATATTTGGGTTACAAAGAATATCATTATTCGCAGACACACGAAGATACCGACAATGCTCAGATAGAAACATATTTTGTTCCAGTATTGCCACGTACGGCTGGTTATGTAAAAGCTGTAACAGTAAAAGATTATGATTTGGTAAAGAAAAACCAATTATTGGTCGAGATTGATGCAGAAGAAGGAACTTTGGCCTTGGACGAACTAAAAGCCGATTTGTTACAAGCCGAAACCGATGTAGAAAATGCAAAAGCGAATATCCAAAATTTGTCGATGACCATCAAAGCATCGGAAGCAAATTTGAAAGCTGTAGCCTTGCGTAGGGACAAAAGTAGAAAAGATGCCGACCGTGATAACGCTTTGGTAGCCGACAATGCTATTACTCGCAAGCAAGCCGAAGATAGTCGCTCAAATTATGATGTATTGGTAGCTCAGTACGACGCTGGTTTGCAGGAAATTGCCTCAGCCAAATCTCGTTTACCAATTTTACAAGCCGCTTTACACAAAGCCGAAGCCACGTTGTCGGTAAAGAAAGTGAAAATAGCACAGCAGGCCTTAAAACTTACTTATACCAAAGTGTACGCTCCATCCGACGGCCGTATTGGCAAGAAAAACATAGAAGCTGGACAATTTATTCAGGCAGGTCAGCCGTTGATGACCATCGTTCAGGATTCATTGTTTTGGGTAGTAGCTAATTTTAAAGAAAAACAAATTGCCAGATTGAAAGTTGGCGATGAAGCTGAGTTAAAAATTGATGCCTATCCCGACAGAGTATTGAAAGGTAAAATTGTGGCTATTTCAGAATCGACAGGGGCAAAAACTTCGTTGCTTCCTCCAGACAATGCTTCGGGCAACTTTGTGAAAGTGACACAGCGTGTACCAGTAAAAATCGAGATTGAAGATATTCAGAAAAATAAAGATATTTTGCGTGCAGGGCTTTCATTAGAGGTTTCTGTACCTATAAAATAGTTCATGTTCTTGGTATAACTCCAGCATTTACAGTACCAAAATGGTTAGAAAAACACCTGTAAATGAATGATATAATGCAATTAGCACTTTGATTTAGGGTTATAAAAAATAGTTTTACATAATAGGCTATTGCATTAGAATAGATACCCACCGATACAAAAGTCTTGATGATAAAGCACTGATTAAGACTTATATATGGATTTGTATAGAGGGGTGTTGGCTCGAATGGAGTTGCCAAGAACACAGAACCTAAAACATTTTTAAGATATGGCTGCTGCAAAAGGTATAGCAAAAGTTTTAATAGTAGTTACGACGATTTCGGCGGCTGTCATGGAGTTGCTCGATACCACAATCGTTAACGTAGCACTCAATCAAATGGCAGGGTCTTTAGGTGCAACTATTGAAGACGTAGCGTGGGTAGTAACATCCTATGCTATTGCCAATGTGATTATTATTCCCATGACGGGCTTCTTGGGAGAGTATTTTGGTCGGAAAACCTATTATTTGGGGTCTATTATTTTGTTTGGGGTGTCATCGTATTTTTGTGGGGCATCGCATGGCTTGTGGGAATTAGTATTTTGGCGTTTTATCCAAGGTGTAGGTGGAGGAGCTTTGCTATCAACATCGCAGGCTATCTTGTTTGATGCCTTTGAACCCGAAGACCGACCAATTGCCTCGGGTATCTTTGGGATGGGTATTATTATGGGGCCTACCTTAGGGCCTGCTTTAGGAGGGTATATTGTCGAGCATTTTACATGGCAAGATATTTTCTTTGTTAATATTCCTATTTGTATTGCTGCTACTATTCTAACCATTTTGTTTATCGACAGAAAAGAAGGCGAAGGTCAGAAAAAGCACTTAATCAAAATAGATTATTTGGGTATTGGTCTCCTTACAATGGGGGTGGGTTCATTACAATACGTCTTAGAAAAAGGTGAATCGGAAGACTGGTTTGAAGCTCGCTCTATTGTAATTATTTCGTTGATGGCAGTGGTAGGGTTGGTAGGATTTGTTTGGCGAGAACTCACCACCGAAAGCCCAGTTGTAAATCTTCATATTTTCAAATATCGGGTTTTTGGGGTTTCTACAATCTTTACTTTTGTGGCAGGTTTGGGTTTGTTTACCTCTGTATTTGTGTATCCTGTAATGGTACAACGAATCAATGGCTTTACACCACTCGAAACGGGTCTTTCGCTAATTGCTCCTACGCTGTTTGGGGTAGTGCTGTTTCCTATCATTGGTAAACGAATGGCCGCTGGCGACTCGCCATTGCCTTATATGATAATAGGAATGCTCATCTTTATATTCTTTGGTTTTTACAGTGGTACAGCTACTACCGACATGGGCAAATGGGATTTCTTCCCAATGCAACTTGCTAGGGTTTTTGGCGTAGCCATGCTACAAATGCCATTGATTAACCAAGCTGTGGCAGGCCTAAAACCTAAAGAGTTTCCTGCGGGAATTGCCCTTACCAACATGATCAGACAGCTAGGAGGTGCATTTGGGATTGCCTTGGCCAACAATTATGTAACCAGTCGTGCGGCTCAACATCGCTCTGATTTAATGGCCAATATGACCCCCGACAACCCATTGTTCAACGAACGTCTCAATGGTATTGTCAATTCAATGGTAGCAAAAACGGG
The DNA window shown above is from Flectobacillus major DSM 103 and carries:
- a CDS encoding TolC family protein is translated as MLLPCGVMAQQRLTLNEAVNTALKNSLEIQVSKNVLAVSSINNHIGVAGGLPTVTATAANTEQLTNLNQDLTNGTSINRNGVSSNNTSMNITGTILLYNGYRVVTTKKRLEELQKQSQTQLNATIQDIMANVMTKYYVVVQQQNFSKTLQKSLEVSKERLAIIEARRSVGLSNDADFIQAKLDVNTQIQAIQAQQLLTDQAKTDLLRAMTLKAESEVEIEDTIAVDRKIDWEALKANIVNNPDIVAADQQITINQFLEKEAKARLKPSVNLNSGVTYGRNQSGAGFTLLNQNYGPFIGINFSMPIYTGTVNQKQIQIAGINTQTARLQKETLIQDYQANALKAWQAYSIALKQLETEQQNYDLANKLLKLVMQRFELGQATIVDVKLAQQSFENTGYRLNNLSYSAKLAEINLKQLAYKLDM
- a CDS encoding serine hydrolase domain-containing protein — protein: MINSTNMHLIKKLLTIGCLGICSLGLPAHAQEDAERLQKIKKALPLIDQMCKEYAEKNHFPGFVYGLVVDGQLIHTGNIGYSNLEQKIQATSRSDFRIASMSKSFTSMAILKLRDEGKLQLDDPVWKYIPAMKNQKYLTKDAPTITIRNLLTHSAGFPEDNPWGDRQLAVSDQALLTLIEKGISFSNNPSTQYEYSNLGFTMLGYIIKKVSGKTYQQYIKEQILLPLGMTHTYWEYADVPAQDLAHGYRWIDNQWIEQPLLHDGAYGAMGGLITTIEDFSKYMAFHQSVWPASDEPEKGPIKRSSVREMQQPWQFSGLNVNHKYQTNRKCAMVSAYGYGLRQSTDCDGRRMVGHSGGLPGFGSNWNILQDYGVGIMSFANQTYAYASYLNLQILDTLVSVAQLKPHAIKPSAILKQRQAELVKLLPNWEKAEQSGIFADNFFLDYFTNTLKKEATEAFNKAGRVIRVHEIKPENNLRGSFIIEGEKGNIEVNFTLTPENPALIQEYHIK
- a CDS encoding c-type cytochrome, whose product is MENKIFKTLRFINTLLIVVVVCFIFTLLAFVMLPKQETATTATGGAPIAAAPAGPDLSNPEIAKGKEVFTNNCSACHAVSDEVVVGPGLKGIDSRRDLAWITKWVQNPQKVIASGDKYANDIFKKFNGTQMTAFPNLGEEDIKGVLAFIKASN
- a CDS encoding MarR family winged helix-turn-helix transcriptional regulator, with translation MSELSIKFLTQKGYGHFRLGHIVALIHIDIEGVNINSMAQKAGMTKQGMSKLVKELMDEGYVFTEKDPNDARAIIVKLTDLGIKCILDWKECTEYVDSSFQEIIGLEKLDTLKDILSELLLHAGRECGPIEYDYKSLQKKIFKH
- a CDS encoding HlyD family secretion protein — encoded protein: MENQNPIKKQLPKIILLTVLVVGGYLGYKEYHYSQTHEDTDNAQIETYFVPVLPRTAGYVKAVTVKDYDLVKKNQLLVEIDAEEGTLALDELKADLLQAETDVENAKANIQNLSMTIKASEANLKAVALRRDKSRKDADRDNALVADNAITRKQAEDSRSNYDVLVAQYDAGLQEIASAKSRLPILQAALHKAEATLSVKKVKIAQQALKLTYTKVYAPSDGRIGKKNIEAGQFIQAGQPLMTIVQDSLFWVVANFKEKQIARLKVGDEAELKIDAYPDRVLKGKIVAISESTGAKTSLLPPDNASGNFVKVTQRVPVKIEIEDIQKNKDILRAGLSLEVSVPIK
- a CDS encoding DHA2 family efflux MFS transporter permease subunit; the encoded protein is MAAAKGIAKVLIVVTTISAAVMELLDTTIVNVALNQMAGSLGATIEDVAWVVTSYAIANVIIIPMTGFLGEYFGRKTYYLGSIILFGVSSYFCGASHGLWELVFWRFIQGVGGGALLSTSQAILFDAFEPEDRPIASGIFGMGIIMGPTLGPALGGYIVEHFTWQDIFFVNIPICIAATILTILFIDRKEGEGQKKHLIKIDYLGIGLLTMGVGSLQYVLEKGESEDWFEARSIVIISLMAVVGLVGFVWRELTTESPVVNLHIFKYRVFGVSTIFTFVAGLGLFTSVFVYPVMVQRINGFTPLETGLSLIAPTLFGVVLFPIIGKRMAAGDSPLPYMIIGMLIFIFFGFYSGTATTDMGKWDFFPMQLARVFGVAMLQMPLINQAVAGLKPKEFPAGIALTNMIRQLGGAFGIALANNYVTSRAAQHRSDLMANMTPDNPLFNERLNGIVNSMVAKTGDLFTSTQMAYKQLELIVSKQAYYLAYLDTYRVISIFFMLILPLIFLLKTKKPTKEEIAEAAKAAAESH